CAGCACAATGGCTCAGGAGATCACTAAAAAGGTGGAAGGAAAGATAAAGATAAAAGTTAGCTGTTAAAAGGTAGCCCAGGTACCGGTGGCTTTTCCCTGCGCAGGTTCTGCTCTCTAGATGAGCCAGCGCTTGGCAGCCTGGCACGTTGAGCTTATCTGCCCGTGACACCCCGGCCCATTTTCTGTGAGGAAATGGCTAATCTCAATGTGCTTTTAATTGcttcatttcaaagcaaaattttactGCTATGTGTGGCTGAAGATTTAGCACTTTATACTGAGCTCTTAGAAGATCAGGGAGTTTTAGATTTGATGGGGGATgggacaaaaaggaaaaaacccacctcccCGAGTGCTTCAGTCTGCCAGAGAGGAAAAGGTCCTTCAAATGACAGTGTCTGGGATGGCTTTGAGCAGTCCtggaggcagctctgcctgcctccctccctcccagctgcccgTGGGGCCGTGGGTGCAGCCGTATCCCCGTGGGGCCGTGGGTGCAGCGTCCTGCTCCAGGCCACCAGCAGCCACACAACCTCTCAACAACTCCTCCCAAAGCCGAGAGGGGCTGCACCGCTGATCCTGCCGCTTGCTGCCCAGATTGGGGCAAACCCTCACGTTTCTCTTGACTCCTTGCTCCGGCCGCCGTGCCCAAGGGGACAGGAGGATGCCCGTGTGTCCCAGGGCCTGGGGATGGGCACTGGCGTGGCTCTGCCCCCTCCGTGGCTGCGGTGCTGCCATGCTGtgtgcagcagctcctgccctgcccgggcGGCCCCGGCTGCGTCCCAGGGCAGTTGGCCTCATTCCCGCTGCCTGGAGGTGCGGGCAGCTCCAGGTCACAGCCTCTCTCTCCGCTCCCCCTCGCCGATGGGAAACTATCCTCACCCCGATCCCTCTGCCGCAGGCAACAAGTTCTCGCCCTGCCATGCTggagtgctgctgctgtgcgTCTGGGCGTACGCCTTGATGTTTGCCACGGCCCCCTTGGCCGAGTGGGGCAGCTACGGCCCCGAGCCCTACGGGACAGCCTGCTGCATCACATGGAAAGCCTCAAGCTGGGAGGCCACGCTTTACATCCTCGCCCTCTTCATCTTCTGCTACCTTCTCCCCTGCCTCCTCATCCTCGTCTCCTACTCGCTGATCCTCTGGACGGTGCGGGTGTCCCGGAGAGCTGTCAGGCAGCACACATCCCCCCAGCGCAGAGCCCGCAGCGTGCACAGCCTGGTCGTGAAGGTAGGGGATGGCTCGGGGTGCTGTGGGGTCCCGGggtgccccctgccccagcccactGTCCCATGGGCAGGTGAAGGTGGCAGAACCCCTTCTGCCAGGGTGTCTGCCGCTCCCAATGAATTCTCCAGGTGTTTGTATCAGTGTGGGTAATAACACATTTCTTGTTGAAAGCCATCAGGTGGAggagttttcattttaaattacattggAAAAGATCATAAAGGAGCTTGCATGAGTCATTGTTCCCCAGACGACAAGCTAATACTATAATTTACCAAGGatatgtcaaaaaaaaaaagtggatacactttaaaaaaaaaaaaacaaacatgaaagaaaacagcttgcAAGCCTGGCCACGAAGGAAACGTTCACGTCTTCTTAGAGGAGGGGGTTCTGAGCATGGCCCATTTCCAGAGCCTCTCAGTCGGTCTGCACGCCGGCACACAGATTGCTGGAGGGATTCTGAGCGCTGCCAAAAGGCTGTTGGAGTCCGATGCTGGCCTGGTCCCAGCCAGGTTGCTTCGTACCCATCTGACGCAGCGTGTTGAGGCAATTCCCGAGTTTCCCAGGTGGGACGGGGTGTGAGTCGCCTGAAGCAAGTGCAGGTTTATGTGCCCACACTGGGATGTGCTGAGTTGCTGCCCTGTTGTCTGACACCCCGATGCTCCAGTGCGATGGGTCCAGAAGGCTGAGCACCTTTCCCTGGGGACGTGACCGACTGCTCGGGGTCCTATTGCACATGGCTGAGTTTTGCGGGGGGCGGTGTCAGTATCCTGTGTGTGCCGCAGGAGGCTCACGGCACTGCCGTCTCCatctccttctcttccagctgAGCATTGCCGTGTGCCTGGGGTTTCTGGCTGCCTGGACCCCTTATGCCATCGTTGCCCTGTGGGCAGTCCTCGGTGATGCCAGCCAGGTGCCGGTGCTGGCCTTCGTGCTGTCGGCAGTCTTTGCCAAGTCCTCGACGCTCTACAACCCCCTTGTGTACCTGCTCTTCAAGCCCAACTTCCAGAAGTTCATCTCCAAGGACATGGTGCTCCTCCAGGCCATCCGCACCTTCCTCTGCTGCGGCTGCCCGCATGCCGCGCTCCAGCCCTTCCCATCTCCGGGCTTCCATGACCACCCTGGGGCTTGCAGAAACTGCAACGACACGTTTGAGTGTTTCAGTAACTACCCCAAGTGCTACAAACTACCCCAGGCACCCAGCAGCTCGCCCCGATGCGCTCCCCTGGCTATCCTGGCCGATGGAGCTGCTTGCCAGCCGGGGCTGAAGAGGACGGTGCAGGTGATGGTGCTTGTCACACGGAAAAGGTCGGGCCTGGGTGCTGCGAATGTGGCGGGGGAAGCCCTGCCATCGGATATCATGAAAGACCTTCTCTGAGCCCAGCCGTGCCCGGCTGTGTCCTACCAGTGCACTGGAAGACAAACCCAAACGCAACATTTCTCTCACCTACATATCTGATGGGTCCCCAGCATGTTCTGCAGATGAAGTGACATGGAAATTTAAGACCAACCTTGCCTCCCCCTCTGGTTTGGCTCTTGCAACTCTGAGCCTAGTCTTTGCACttgcgaaaaaaaaaaaattagacccCAGTGCCTGAAATCTGCCCAGGGTGCAAGTCCAGGGTGCAGTTTCTCCTGCAGCTTGCTCTCGGGGCCCTTGGCCTTTGTTTTTCCATCCTGGTGCTCTGATGACCAAGTAGGAACTTGGTTGTCTTAAGAAACTGTGcctggcagggagggctgggggccAGGAGGCCCCGAGAGGCATCCTACCTCCAGCGCCcgctcctgcagcccccgctgACCGTGTCCTTTCCCATCGGGGAGCGGGACCGTGCCGCTCAGCTACCTCACTTGGGATTATGAAACATCTTTATATACCTCTCAAGAGACTACTCTCTCCGCAGGGGGTTACCCCACTCCTTCGATTTGAACACAAACCCACCACCGTCCTATAGTTCGAAATGGGAGCTTGTCTTTAGCGTAAGGATTTGGGGTTAAAATAATCCCGGTGCGAGTAATAGCAGTCCCAGGTCATGCTCTCCAGGCAGGGAATGGCAAATGTGTGTGAGCACCATCCTGGAGACAGGGCTGTGGCCGCGGCTGGGAAGACGACGGGGCAGCTCACGCCGCCGGCACTGCTGCGCAGGggagcagctgcctgggcaACAGCATCCCGCGGCCTTGTAGTCGGCGTTTGGAGATCGGTGTGGGCAGTTCACCCATGGGAAGAGTCTGGGACAAAAAGGACCAAGAAGCTGTGAAAGGGCCTGATGCAGAGCCATCAGTAGGAAAGTCCCCAGGTTATCCGCTGTGGCAGGCGCAGGGCGGGCTCGCAGACGTCTCTCTCCAGCAGCATGCTGGCAGCCCTGCGGTGAAGCTCACCTGGGACTGAGCTCGGGGGCTCCCCGTCCCACCCCCAGCACCGAGCCGCTCGTGTGCCCTGCCTTGGGCACGGCGGgagctggttttgctttgcaggGGGTGAATAAGACGGCCAGGGTGCCGAAAGAGGTTGGTTATGccccaaaaaattaaaagatgcaTCCAAGGTGATGAGAAGAGTCCGTAGCAGAGGCACCCAGCAAGGCACTTACTCGTGGGAGTGCTTTAACGTTGTCGCTGGTTAACGaacaaaaccacaccacaacccaTCACCAGAGCTGCAGCATTAAATCACGGATGTGCTAAATGGGAATAGTGACCTGTTTTCTGCACCGAGTGCTGGGAAACAGCCGCTGCCGCCGATGCCATCGCTggctgcaccctgcctgccagccctgcctgccagccGACCCTGagctctccctccttcctccgcTCTCCAAATACAGATACTGCTATTTTTAGCAGTCCCTCCCAGAACCGCGATGTATCACTGCCTTTTCTTAGCACAGATACAGCAGCCTCCTCTCTTCCGAGGACACACAGCACTTCACAAAAGACCCGCTAGCTGCAGGGGCGTGCAGAAATACAGgggggcagctctgctccctcgGGGGCAGATGGCAAATGCCCACCACTGGTCATTTAAGCAACCCAGGCATTAAAATCAGGAGCTGGGCTTTTTGGGCTCAATGATGTGGCCCAGTTCCAGTGTAGGTGGCACCGGAGCCAGCGCAAGCTCTGTGGTGGGTGCATGCGTGCATGCAGAGGCACCCAGCGAGGCACCGGAGGGTGCTGGGCTGCGGGTGGTCCTCTCCCTGCTTTCTGTGTGTGCCATCATtactggctgctgctgcacagctctgATTAGCGCACGACAGCATGGCAGTCGTGGCATTTGCTTTTGTCCCTTGGTCATTTCCACTTAGCCGCTTCACCTAGCAGTTTCCTCGTGACAGGAGAGGGTCACCGATACCTCTGGGGTGCACTTGCATCCTCCCAGAATGGTTTTGCCCACGTGTGATACCTGCAGTGCAGGCAGTTGGGGCAGGGCCGGGTTTATGCACAAGAGGCAAGTAATAACTGAAAGGCTATGTGGGGAGCAACACTCCTCCCTTCGTCTCCTATTCCTGctatgcaaaaaaccccaaacccaacccaaagATGTGcaatatttgcaaaatgctgcaaacaaacaaagaaaaatcagggCAGCCAGTGAAGAGAGAGGACAAAGTTTCCAGCGTGGGTGCAGGTTTCTAGGAGGGCCAGTcaccgcccggcccggggcACGGCTGCTCggccccttcccaccccacgGCTCGGGGCACTGCTCCCCGAGCCCCGTCCCAGGCGCCCCGGCACAGGAGGGAATCACAAGCGCTCGGTGTCTCTGCTGACTAGTCATCGTGTTCCAGACAttgtatgtttttaaagtaaatccACTCATGCAAAACTGGTGTTCGACTTGGTTCAGGTATATGTTGGCGGCCGCGCTCCGGGGTACATGGCAATACCgctgctgtgcctgctgctgcgTGCGGCTGTGGGCGAGCGACGGCGGAGAGGGGGCACGGCCCCTCGGCCGGGGCATGGGGACTCGGGGCAAGCAaacctctccttccccagcagccgAGCCGTCCTCCTGCCGGGGCGAAGCCGCGATGGTGTGGCCAGTGGCGATGGTGTGGCCTCGGCCGAGCCCCGCTGTGCCTGCTGCCCATCGCGCCATGGGGGGAGAGGAGCCTCCAGAAAGGTGGCCAAGGGCTGTTTCCCACCGCAGGACATGAACATGAAGGGCTGCTGCCATCTCCTGGGGGCTGTCAGGGCATGGCCACCCTGGGCTGGCCGGCGGGCCAAGGATGTGACCCGGGCCAGGCTGGGGCTTCGGGCTGCCACGGGCTCGGGGCGCAGCGTGGTCCAACCACCGATGCAGCATCAGGTCCCTGCCTTGCTTACCGGCCCCCCTGGCCTGCCACTTTGTCCCCTGCTAGCTAAAAAATACTGCAGTCCAGAAATCACATaaaggagacaggaaaaaaaaaaaccatctgCAAATCCCCCAGGTCCTTTATTACTCCGGGAAAACCCCGGATCAGCATCTTCATCTTCAGTTTGGTGTGAGAATGCGTAACATCGAGAGCGCGTAATACTGAGTATGCTTTGATCTACATTCATAGAGAcactcctgctgctggggtTCAGGCAGTGGCACTGCAGCCACTTAGCAAAATCCAGATCGATTTAATTAACTCCATGCACGGTGGCCAGGCCACACAGCAGGTCCAGGGTCCCTCCCCGGCATGACCTGGTGCTGCCATAACCGGGGTActcctgcctgccaggctgGCCCGTCCCCTGGGGCATGGCACAGCTGGTGCCCATTTAATCAGTGTCCCCAGCTGGGAATGGTGCCATCAGCTGCCACCAATTACCTGAGGACAAGAGCCCCCCCTCCCTACAAGGGCAGCTCCTGGGATGGCTGCTGGTGGGGTGAGCTTGGGGCTGCGAGGAGGACGGTGGCTCTGCGCCTTGGGGCTGAGGTAGGGTCTGTGTGAGCTGCTGCGGTCGGGTGGGCTTTGGGAGGTGGTTGCTGAGATTCCTTTAGCTTTTGGAGCGGCTGGGGCCTGGTCCCCGGTTCTGAGCTGCGTGGGAAGGGGGGTTgggggctgcagtgctgtgccGCTGCTCCGGGAGAGCCTGGCCCTGGTATAGGGAATGCGCTGGGGCTGCCTTGGTTTGGGTTCGGTGCCTGGGCAGGTGTGCTACAGTCACTGCGTTTCCTGCTCCGTGCTGGCTGAGTGAGAGCACTTGTGCCTCTCATCAGTGATGactttattttcaaacagtCATCATATTCCAAGTTCGATCAGCCTCTTGAGGTTGAAGATGCTGAGGTGAGTGCAGGCAGGTATGCTCCTTTGACCAGCCTGAGCCAGAAAACCTGCAGCAAGAAATTTTTCACCAGGAGAGAGATTCCTTCCCAAAGGCAAGCTGGCAGAGGCCAGTTACAACCGTAAGGTAGTTTCAAAAGGTAGTCAGCCCATTCTGGGATTATTTTCTGCCCAAATTGCCCATGATTTCACATCCATCAGTGTCATAAAATCACTTTGGTACTAACCTGATGGCATAGGGCAATAACCCCTGGGATTTCTGTGTTCTTCCACTGACGGTACTGTAGGGCTCTGAAATAATGCAGTTTGCTCACTGTGACTCCATTAATaacctgcaaagcagcagcatttccaggACACCTTCTCCTTTGCTGCCATACCTTGAGAGGTAAGCAGGTGAGCAATGCACTCCTGCCCCTCTTGGGAGAGACCCAACCTGGCAGCGGTTTAAGCTTGAAAGAGAATTCAAGGGTGAACTAAAGCAGTGGGTGTGTGTCCTCACAGCCTTCCCGCTTGTCCTGGGAACACGGGCACGCTTCTCAAATCAGTGTTGTGTCCCACCAACCTCAGCTGCACACGGGGCTGGACGTTGGAGCAATGCAGCATCCTGCAGCTGTCTGTATGATAGCACCGGCAAAATGGGTGGTGTGTGACTTGAGCCTCTGTCTTAATTTGTCTTATGGCTTCATCCAAAAGCTGTCCCTTCCTGTGGTCTCCAGGGCCCAGCAGCAGTCTCTAGGGCCATGTTTCACAGTGGATGTGGCCagcaaaatgtgattttttaCATAAATGAAGCTGAGAGCAGATGTCATTTTTCTGCCACTTCCCTCTCTGCTAAGGGTAGCAGCCGTTAGATTGTGTACAGATACGAACCTTTGGAAAAAATTTGCCCTTTGAGTTTAATATCTATTAACACTGGTTCTGTGAACTGGCTCTGCAAGGACTGCTTTGCCTCAAACGAGGTGACCAGTGCCTGCTGTGCTTccctcagagctgctctgaggCCGCAGGGACATGCTCTACCGTTCTGCTTGGTTTTCGGTTTGCTGTGGACAGAAAAACTTAGAACAACTGGAGGTGCCCGGTAGCCAGGGTGCCTCAACCCAAATGTCCCCAGGGCCCACCGTGAGCTGTGTTCCACCAAAATGGGGGATTGCTCAGGCTTCTGAGGGCACAACAGCACACTCCAAGGTGGCAGAGAAGCAGTGTATcctaggaaaggaaaaatggggAATAAAGTGACCGTCAAGGAAAGTGAGCAAAATTATAAATGAATGTGAAAATCGATCATTGACACAACAGTAGAAGTTTCTTCCAGTGGTTCCAAACTATGGAGGTTAATGTGTAATCTGAGGGGAAAATGAAGTCTTAACTCCAGGTTGTGACAAGTGTGGTGGGTGCCTTCTGAAGTTTTAGtgcagttgctttttaaataccactgctgccccccccccctcccccccccaacatTCCTCTAGCTTAATTGCTTCAAAGTGATTTCATTACTTCTGGCTGTGGTGATTAATTGAAGGTATAAACCCCCCCCAGCTGGTGGCTCTCGGCCGTTGTGCTGCTGTTGGCCTCCTCACGAGCAGGACTGGGAGGCAGGAccagcctccccagcagcctCTTGCTCTGACAGGTCTTGCACAAGCTCATCCAACTCCTGTTCAAATTTAAAGTGGGATGCAGTGTTGAGGATCCCATCAGCTCAAATCAGAGCTGCCCTCAACGCACACCACCAATCCAAGTAATGGCCAGCGACCCCTCACATCCAGACCCTTGGTACTGCCAGGATCAGCGGCTGCACAAAGCCGACGGTGTGTGTTCCCCGCTGGTGGCTGTGCTCTGGCTGTGCCGTCTCCCGTGGCCCTGTTCTTCTCGAAGGCTGGGTAGCCCTCAGCTACAGTCTGTGCCACTGACATTTAAATGCAGCCCCATGGGTGGAAACCTCCTCTCTGGGGTGGGTGACCTCACCTACAGGCTCCACAGCCGCTGGGAAAAGGCAAAGGGTGTTTAACAAGAAAAGCTTGGAGCCCTGGACTTGCTTCCCAAACGTTAAGCTCCTGAATGGCAGATAGCGGCTATTGCTTTTGGTCCTTTTATGGAAGCTTTTAGATTAGGCTGTAGAAACAGCCGGTAGGTgctttaatgtttaaaataatgtctCTTGGTGTGGTTGAGTTAAAAATAACACCTTCATCATGATGAAACCAAGACAGGGAAAGCTGGAGGTGTTTGCTCGCATTTGGCTGGTGAGTCATGAGCAGGCTGGGGCCCGGATCTGGCTCTCCGGCACCCAGGGCACTGATGGGGCTCGAAGATGGTACAGGTTGTGCGTAAACCAGCCTCCATGGTAATGACCGCTTATCAGTGACTGCCATGCGGCTGTCTCGGTGCCCACAGACATGTCACTCGGGGGGGGCGGGAGTGGTGATGGCGTGTCTGCAGGGAGGACGCGCAGGAGCCCCATCGCATGCTCCGTCATGTCTTATGGGTGAGACCTGGGAGCTCTCCCTGGCTGAGCATCGGCTGGTCATTGTGTGGCAGCCCCCCCCCGGGAGGGGGTGGTTGGGCGCTGTCCCAAGCCCGGTGGCACGGCCGTACTCAGTGCAGCTGTCCCGATGGGGGATGCAAGGGAGCGGGACAGGCAGGGGCATCCCCTCActgcctgctctcctccctgtCTGGCACAGGGGTTGCTGTCAGGCTGGCCAGTCTGACCACAGTTTTAGTAGCCCCAAATATCAAGCAGCTCAGAGGGCCGCTTGTTGGCATTGCAGAGGGGATCTTGATtagtggggaaactgaggcacagagcgGGCCTGTGAGCTGGCAGTGATGACACAGCAGAGTGGGATTGCAGCCCCCTTGAGCAGTGGAGTGAAACCTGGTGAAAGCCCCTGTTGGTTTGGGGAATGGATGGGCTGGAAGAAGTGGAAAAGTAACTTCTGTGAGTCTCTgagctgccaggagctgtgctctgcgTTCCCCCTGCCTCTCCTTTGCATGGCTCTTTAGTTGTCAAGAGAAACAGCCACTGGGTTTGCTGTCTGGCAGAACTTCAGGGCACTGTAATTAGTAACATCTGCATTGCACTTCCTGGTGGTTCCATATttgagagcagaaaaaaatgaagtttacaCTTGcacaaatttgcagatgacaccaagttagGATGGGGCTGCTAGTACTTGTAGAAAGAAGATTAGAGTTTAATATTGGCCTGATAAAATAGGAAATGATCTAAAGTAGCTGCAAGGCAAGTCAGTAAGGagacataatttttcttttttaagcgTATTACTTTAAGTGAAGAAATCCAAACTGTGAAATGACTGTCACAGAAAAGTCAATGTATTGATAAATGAACATGAAAATTGGTGACTGCAATAATGGCAAAAACTTCTATTGGTTCCAAAATAAGGAAGTTGGTGCATATTTTGAGAGCGAACAAGCTGTCTTAATTCCAGGTTTTGACAAATGTAGCATTTTCTTAAGTTTTAGAATagttgcttttaatttaaaccTTCCAAATTTTCTTCAATTTAATTGCTTCACAGTGATTTCATTAGTTCTAGCTATCTCAGTTAATTGCTTCAATTCAATGTGGAAGTTACTCCCAGCACAGGGCGCTCACGAGAAGCCGGCGCAGCAGCACTGACTGCCAGCAGAGGGCAGGAAACGATCAATTTGCCTTGATGGAAGTTACCAAAGGGCTGATCTATCGGTACTTACCTCTATTTATTTGCGGGTGACCTATTTCACCAGAGTAACAATAGAAATTAGAAGCAATTTTATATTTCAGCATGACTATGGCATAACACTAAGTCCAGTGTAATAGCGTCTAGATCAATGTATGCCTTCCAGTGACAAGTGAAGCTCCCAGAGACcttccagccagctcctgggctTAAAATGTTCAAGTTGAGAAACCAAGACAGATGGGTAACTAAAATGTAATTAAGTCCACTGTTGTCTAGAAGGGTGAAGAAAAAGTCTGATTTTTACACAGTCCTCTCCTAAGGATAAAGCAAGCACAGATTGCTTTTTGGTCAACACCAGAAGCTGAATTCATGCCCCATTCAGACTCCCACCAGTGCGTGGTTTCAGCTCTGGGCGCAGCAGAGAGCACCTCTTTTGAGCTcacagggagggggaaaaaattggagaagggagtcctgtgtccagatgtgttattttgaaaaactgttCAGACAACACAGGTTTAGGATTCTAAATACATTCTTGAACTTTTATTCCTCCCAGCAGGTAAGCAGTTGATTAAAAACCTTAGTAGCAAAACCAGACCAAAAATATAAGTCTCACACTTTTAGAAACAAATGTGCACTTGCATGTCAGATTTACATGCAGAACTACAATTCACACTTCAACAGTGAATATGCAAACAGCTAATGAGGAATTTGGGTTGGCAGTGAGAGCAAACTGCTGCATGTGTAACCATGGCAAACGTGCAACAAACGCTGCGTGTCTGTTTAAGTGTATGCAATTTTAAGCAAATGAACTAGGCCATGTAGAAAAAGTGAAATCATACTGCTGATTTTGAAACAGTgtaagcagaagagaaaaatcatattAACAAACAGGACAGCTTAATGAAAGCTGTTTGGCACTTCCCAACTGAGGCTGCTTCAGCAATGTGCAATATTAACCCTTCTGTAGCTGGATTAGACTTTGTAGACTCTTCTTCCTCACGTACACATATAGTTCAGCAAGCGAATGATatgcaaaatgctgcttttgcttccaCTAGAACTTAAAAATTCCACTAGTGAATTCTGGAGTGTTAGGGACACTTTATGAATTaggcaaaacaaaagctgctgttttatAAGATTTGAAGCCAAAGTGCCAGCAAGGAGCAACTGCCAATTACAGAAACCCAACTGCAACTGGTTTtagccaaggaaaaaaaaccacattgaaACTAGAAATTCAAATGCAGTTCTGTACTGTGTCATACAATGCCCCAACCCCCCAAACCATGCTCTAATCAGTACTGTGGATTAGATAcctcatattaaaaaaaacccaaaactataAAATAGAATCAAGAATTTCTTAAATGACAAAACCAATGGTTTTCAGAGGTGCTTCCTTGTATGTGCAACATCTGCTTTCTGCCAAGGTATGCATCTTCTCTGGATTCATAATGTGCAAATCCCATAAATTATAGATTTATTCCAGTCAGATTTCCTTACTAGTGCTGAAACAAATTCACAGTATAAACTGTCAAGACTCTCCATGCTGTGAATGAATATagatatatgtaaaaaaaaaaaaagtaaagtgcaATTCATTCTGTTTTGCAGAGTCATACAATGGCTCTGTACTTCAGCATATGTTTACAGCAGATTTCATAATAGGAAGAACCCCCCCCATTAAACAATGTCATCCTTTCATGGcagatgtttctgcttttcGGTAGGCTGCATGAAATTTGCTATGCTgtaaaatcagaacaaaaggTTCTTCATTCAGTTCAGTGTCTGACACTTACAGGTTTCCATCACTGACTAGTAATATCAAGCACAGTAGATCTGTGGCTTTATACCTAAACATGTAGCACAAGACATGCCTGATATCAGAAAGTTCGTTCTTAGCTTTTGTGCAGTCAGACTCTTGATACTTAAATCCTCTTTCTAATGATAAACTCATTGCACTCCTGCCCCTGTCTGCTATAGCAGCTCTTGCTCATCATCTTCAGATCCTGAGGGTCCTTGTCGTACCTCTTCGTACCATTTGTTTGTGAGGGTTTTCATCTGTATGCGCCCGTGATGCAAGTCCTAAATGAAAGCAAACCAGAACAGTTTCTTAGCTACACCACTACTTGTGTGTtagagcaaaagagaaagactAGTTTAACACATTCCTTAAGAAATAATCCACTCCTGGTCTCTAAGCGTGCAAAGCAATCGTTTCCtacaagaaaatgtttattgaGTGTTCAATCAGTAATTATTTCCACAGATGATATTTTTGATGACAGGTATTTTTACCTGTGTTTTCTCGACAGTCCTGCTCTGTGGGTTTCAACAATCCTAATGCTGCCTGGATGGCCTGGCTTTGAATCTTGCTCCTCTCTGTGTTCCCAGGGACAGTGGGAAGCTTGTGGCCTGCTTTGATGATTCACATACTTATTTTTCTAGCCTTTGGTTGCAATCTGGATGGCAGCCTGTGCTTTTGGCTACCAACTATGAATGAGATGCTCACTCTGGTTTCTTGattcctttttggttttgcaaaaaATGCCTTCAGCTTTTGTGGGAAAGTGCTGAAAGtattcttttgaaaagaaaggtacaaaacaagaggaaaaatagtatGTTTGTAAGGAAGATGGAATATGCATACTTTACACAAAATTACCAACTCCACAGCAAAAATGCTTAATTTATGGCAAACTGGAAAAACGGTGAATTATACAGCCAAGGAGTCTCAGGTTTCTGAGGCGTGGTGTGAAAATGGCATAGTATTTACACCTCTCAGAGCCACTCAGCGTTAAGTTACATGTTCAGTCAGGTGtcatttttgcatttactgCTTCAAAGTCTTGGTCTCCCAGTGAAGAAGTCTTAAAAGTGAAGGCTGCAATTCTGGTGCATAGTTCCAAGATAAAAACCGCACTTTGCAGAAAAATCACAACTCCAGAATTCACAGGACTATGTACAATAAGAGGCAGCAACTTTGTGT
The sequence above is a segment of the Gavia stellata isolate bGavSte3 chromosome 20, bGavSte3.hap2, whole genome shotgun sequence genome. Coding sequences within it:
- the LOC104254382 gene encoding opsin-5-like, whose amino-acid sequence is MGNASNASVFISTLSEREDLIFGTLYLVFGIMSLSGNSLLLLVAYRKRSMLKPAEFFIVNLAISDLSMTVTLFPLATSSFFAHRWLFNQAVCTLYAFCGVLFGLCSLTSLTVLSTVCCLKVCYPTYGNKFSPCHAGVLLLCVWAYALMFATAPLAEWGSYGPEPYGTACCITWKASSWEATLYILALFIFCYLLPCLLILVSYSLILWTVRVSRRAVRQHTSPQRRARSVHSLVVKLSIAVCLGFLAAWTPYAIVALWAVLGDASQVPVLAFVLSAVFAKSSTLYNPLVYLLFKPNFQKFISKDMVLLQAIRTFLCCGCPHAALQPFPSPGFHDHPGACRNCNDTFECFSNYPKCYKLPQAPSSSPRCAPLAILADGAACQPGLKRTVQVMVLVTRKRSGLGAANVAGEALPSDIMKDLL